A stretch of Coturnix japonica isolate 7356 chromosome 11, Coturnix japonica 2.1, whole genome shotgun sequence DNA encodes these proteins:
- the LOC107319284 gene encoding uncharacterized protein LOC107319284, whose translation MEEPAAEEEEGLLRDYLAYYAARGAEGRLAACDEAALKERARRLPERRGALDVRGVAERCRRVRGQRGGSVLRDMLKALEVLELLCVNLLLAPWRKEIRSLKTFTGNFVYYVQSVLPDDIVKTVLEKIGYTATTATEFSLVRKRNNEETKQTAFEIFLARIECETILKMTNEEKQGNLEKTSQKRSQMHWHHENKDREDQLPQREGCENLENKESSEMTSCLATQHKSSPNSSMSFEAARNLKIKDDTPHLAVTQSTDRLQEHQKQVINTVQFPGKRSDSEDFLIKYSDIVIRQTPIFSENLSPKAFKKKPRSSVSEERVLAVSAQSAANELWSVPLSPGASGPPAFAIFADSTCDSKSTPEYEAQQVPEESIEAKINDAINCVDPDPADKPNELKSLPYRDVASVQNCPVPREEELCDLSLTFTKLQVKDAQEDLMYPIEETGHPESPSYASTSDRNVRELNHSKMKRAYSTNAEMQNRAAAFIEPSSDLCCNTGSVEDPTSGSDGKGLLMGSPTARKASECFRHIREPPNPTYIPPQSIDVRSPSRRSSSAQGRRNLLQPDCKSTEVKPENYNLKVNEIQEPYVIIDKTDQGMLC comes from the exons ATGGAGGAGCCGGCGgccgaggaggaggagggtttGCTGCGGGACTACCTGGCCTACTACGCGGCCCGGGGGGCGGAGGGGCGGCTGGCGGCGTGCGACGAGGCCGCCCTGAAGGAGAGGGCGAGGCGGCTGCCGGAGCGGCGGGGAGCGCTGGACGTGCGCGGAGTGGCCGAGCGGTGCCGGAGAGTCCGCGGGCAGCGGGGCGGCAGCGTGTTGAGGGACATGCTGAAGGCGCTGgaagtgctggagctgctctgcgTCAACTTGCTGCTGGCCCCGTGGAGGAAGGAGATCAGGTCGCTGAAG ACATTCACCGGTAATTTTGTCTACTATGTTCAATCTGTGCTCCCAGATGACATAGTAAAAACAGTACTGGAGAAAATAGGTTACACTGCAACAACAGCCACAGAGTTTTCActtgtcagaaaaagaaacaatgaggaaacaaagcagactGCCTTTGAAATATTCCTGGCAAGAATCGAGTGTGAAACCATCCTCAAAAtgacaaatgaagaaaagcaaggcaATTTGGAGAAGACCTCGCAGAAGAGATCACAAATGCACTGGCACCATGAAAATAAGGACAGAGAAGATCAGCTGCCCCAGAGAGAAGGCTGTGAAAATCTAGAAAATAAAGAGAGCAGTGAAATGACTTCGTGCCTTGCTACTCAACACAAGTCTTCACCTAATAGCAGTATGTCTTTTGAAGCCGCTCGGAACCTGAAGATCAAAGATGACACTCCTCACTTAGCAGTAACTCAATCCACTGACAGGCTTCAGGAGCACCAAAAGCAAGTCATTAACACAGTACAATTTCCGGGCAAACGCTCAGACAGTGAGGACTTCTTGATCAAATACAGTGACATTGTCATCAGACAAACACCTATTTTCAGTGAGAATCTTTctccaaaagcttttaaaaaaaagccaagatcCAGTGTAAGCGAGGAACGTGTTTTGGCAGTCAGTGCACAGTCAGCTGCAAATGAGCTCTGGTCGGTGCCGCTGTCACCAGGAGCAAGTGGTCCACCAGCTTTTGCGATATTTGCTGACAGCACTTGTGACAGTAAAAGCACTCCAGAGTATGAAGCTCAACAAGTCCCTGAAGAATCGATCGAAGCAAAAATTAATGATGCCATAAACTGTGTAGACCCAGACCCTGCAGACAAACCCAATGAGCTCAAGTCTCTGCCATACAGGGATGTCGCATCTGTCCAGAACTGCCCCGTCCCCAGGGAAGAGGAACTCTGTGATCTGTCTTTAACCTTCACAAAGCTACAAGTCAAGGACGCTCAGGAAGATCTGATGTATCCAATAGAGGAGACCGGGCACCCTGAGTCACCATCATATGCAAGTACAAGTGATAGGAATGTAAGAGAACTGAATCATTCCAAAATGAAACGCGCATACTCAACtaatgctgaaatgcagaacagagcagctgcatTTATTGAGCCATCTTCAGATCTGTGCTGTAATACTGGGAGCGTGGAGGATCCCACTAGTGGCTCTGATGGTAAGGGACTATTAATGGGTTCTCCAACTGCACGTAAGGCTTCTGAGTGCTTCAGGCACATCAGAGAGCCCCCTAATCCCACCTACATTCCACCACAAAGTATTGATGTTCGGTCTCcaagcagaaggagcagcagtgcacagGGCAGAAGGAACCTCCTGCAGCCCGACTGCAAATCCACTGAAGTGAAACCAGAGAACtataatttaaaagtaaatgaaatccAGGAGCCTTACGTTATTATTGACAAAACTGACCAAGGAATGTTGTGCTAG